A part of Bubalus bubalis isolate 160015118507 breed Murrah chromosome 6, NDDB_SH_1, whole genome shotgun sequence genomic DNA contains:
- the LOC123334126 gene encoding cytochrome P450 4A7-like, with translation MCYCHIEIRICSYDGAASGSPESSALAGNHCSGTDSIIKGRKSHLQKEGELEKERKWRPLDFLDILLFARVSVGRRGLSLWAEAHRKGKPYTLALPPQMKNGSSLSDKDLHAEVDKVMFKGLETTTSGISWILYSLVSHPVHQQRCQKRSRGSWGMAPPSHGECPGDRRILSHLGRENPGCPVLPALRWSSFQGPSGPDALYHMCIRRH, from the coding sequence ATGTGCTACTGCCATATAGAGATAAGAATTTGCAGCTATGATGGGGCTGCATCTGGGTCCCCAGAGTCCTCAGCTCTGGCTGGGAACCATTGTTCTGGGACAGATTCAATTATCAAGGGGAGAAAGTCTCACCTGCAGAAGGAGGGagagctggagaaggagaggaaatggaggcccTTGGACTTCCTGGACATCCTCCTCTTTGCCAGAGTGAGTGTGGGCAGGAGAGGCCTGAGCCTTTGGGCAGAAGCACACAGGAAGGGCAAACCCTACACACTGGCCCTACCTCCACAGATGAAGAATGGGAGCAGCTTGTCTGACAAGGACCTCCATGCTGAGGTGGACAAGGTCATGTTCAAGGGTCTGGAGACAACAACCAGTGGCATCTCCTGGATCCTCTATTCTCTGGTCTCCCACCCTGTGCATCAGCAGAGGTGCCAGAAGAGATCCAGAGGCTCCTGGGGGATGGCGCCTCCATCACATGGTGAGTGTCCTGGAGATAGAAGAATCCTGTCCCACCTAGGTAGAGAGAATCCTGGTTGTCCAGTCCTGCCTGCCCTCAGGTGGTCTTCCTTTCAGGGACCATCTGGACCAGATGCTTTATACCACATGTGTATCAGGAGGCACTGA